TAAAACCCAAAGATGTTTCCTATTGATCAGATTCCTGGGTTCCTGAACCCTGAACCCCAGTGCTTTTTTCAGTTTACTAAGAATTCCAGGCCCCCACTAGGGATTAGTTGTTTGGGATTCTGCAAAATAATCCAAGTGGTTCCTGCTGCCCCAAGAGTTACTTTGGCTCTGGAAGACAGAGCCTTGACTACTGCTCCCTGCCACCTGAGGGACAGTGGTAACCTGGGCCTCAGGTAATGGATGGGAACTTGGGGAGGCTTAGCTGCATTCCTGGCTGAGACTGTCTCCTGAGAGAGGGTGGGACAAAGCACTTAGATCCATGCAGCTATTCCCTTTTCCCTCAGGCTGAGATTCAGTGCATGGTAAGAGAGGTTCCTGGTTTGCCATGGGCAGAAAAAGGGTTGAGCTACTCTGTCCAGCTCCATACAGCATGCCCTTTGCTCACACTCATTCCACCTTGATTGCCCCACCCTGCTCTGGGTTCTGGGCAGACTCAGCCTCCTGGCCAACGCCTTCAGCCAGATGTGATCAGTCATGCGTCCCCTGGCAGCTTCTGTACAGCTTGAATTATTAATACAGCATTTTCCTCGTTGTGCCTCAATACTCCCAGTACTCCCCTGCCCAGCTACAATCCCCAGTCTGAGTCCCTCCTGAAATTGGTCCCCCATGGAGTCCTGCTATCTAGTCCAGCACCAATACCCAGTGCAAGGAGAGCGGTCACTTACTTGCTGAGTCACTGGTCCCAGGCACTGCATACAGCTGGGGCAGATGGCAAGGGAGGGGGCTTCAGAGGAAAGGGAGGGCAGGCAAACACCAGGAGTCCCCTAGCAGTCCAGGAATAAGAATATGGGACTGATGCAGGCGGGGGAAGGGTGGGCTCAGGTTCCTCCATGTCTGTGATTAGGAGATGATTGACATGGGTCAATCATAACCACTTAGAAATGAGACCTGTCCTTTCTCTAATAGAAAGTTTACAGATGTGCAATACGGGTGGGTTAGAGATAGGAGGATGACAcatggtgggggaggagagacaaaaagaaggagaagagaaagagagacagagaaagattgACAGAACATAGCATCCTCTCCTTTCTAAGAATTACTCCCAACTCCAAAGGGGGGCCCACTCACCAGTTCCTTCCTGAGCCAGGTTAGTGCCTCATCAATGCTTTGGAAGCCTTCCAGCTTGCCCGTGGACAGCGGCCTGTCTCCCTGGCTGGCACTGCCAGCAGGTGGGGGATGCTCTCTGGGTTCCCTCAGGGACAGCAAGGGGTCCCCACCTCCATGCTCTCCTTGCTCCAAGCTGGCCTCCTGCTCCACAGCCGGCCTTGGGGACGGCCACGTATGCTCTTCCAGCCTGGCTTGCCACTCCAGATAGGAGGGCCTACGGGTGTCCAGCTTCAGCTTCTCCGTGAGGGCCTTCAGACTCCGGAGGTGGTCATCAGGAGGTGCGGTCGCTCCTGCCGGCCCCTCTTCCTCAGCTACCTCTTCAATTTGGATCTGGGTTACAGACATGCTACACTCTGCTACAGCTGCCAGACATGGGAGGTTGTGGGGGCAGTGAAGGAAGCTTGGTGGGTGGCAAGGGCCTCATCCAGCTGGGGCCGTGGCTTCTGAGGGCATGGCTGGGATGGGAGAGGAGTTGTGAGTGAGCCCCGGGGCTCCGGTAGCAGTTGTGGGGCTCAGGGTCTATGATTCGTCCTGGAATCCTGTGGGGCCATGCTTTCCAGAAGGCAGGACCAGACAAGTGGCAGCAGGAACTTTAGGGGGCAGCCTCTGCCAAGATCTGCTGGTCCAGGAGGTGCACACATCAGAGGCTGGTAGAAAGCAGGCTGGAGCTCCCTCCTCTGTGGGGCGGACAGGTGGTATGGGGTCCTGCAGGAAGGACAAGAACATTGTCAATTCAATTTCAGTCCCCAGTTCCTTGGAGGCAGGCATGTCCCCTCTCcaggaggggaaactgaggctggaagaGGTATACTAACAGGGCCTCTATTTGCTAGTCCAGGACTAGAAGTGAGACAATTTCTCCACCTTAACTCAATGCAGAGCAGCTGTTGGTAAACTTGGTCAGTGTTTTGCCATTATCAAAGCATTCCACCtctgttatctcatttaatgctCACAGCAAACTGTAGACACTTTATTTTTAATCCCCATTTTCCACACGAGGAACTCAAGTCACCAAAACCCTAAATGACTCACCGAGTTAGATCTCCTAGCAAGTAGTGGGGGAACAAGCCCAGTTCAGCTGAATCTGAGGGTACAGTTCTCTCCTCTGGTCAGCAACTGTCTGAGGGTCTCCAGAGCCAAGTGACAGGCCAGCTGAGCCCCATGCAGACTCAGGTGTGTCTGCTCCACACAGACAGACGTCAGTCTGTCAGCACCCACCACACAGCCCCTGCCCTCAGGCCTGTCTCCCTCTACACTCAGCTTCCTGCTCCAACAACACCTGATTTCACCTCTTCAGAGGAGGAAGCAAATAAACTTGCAGCTGCGGAAGGACAGAAGCCACTGTGCTTGAGTTGGACTGTGAAACCAGTGGAGGCTTGTGACTCACCTTCTGGAAAGATGGCTCTCAGGTTTAACTAAAGTGCCCACACACTAGCGCCTGCACACAAGGGGTCCAGCTGGGATCTGATCTTGCCTCTCCACCTCTGGTGAGAGCAATAAACCAAGATTCTTACCCCATTGTACCCGGGTGTGAGCAGAGAAGTAGCTCTGAAGAATTGGACACGAGCCTCCCATCCTTAGGGTCCCTGTGTCCGCAGACACTGGGCAAGTGGAGAGAGGGGCAGATCAAAGAAGAAGACATGTGATTTGAACTTGACTTTCAGAAGAGGGCTTAAAAATCTGTGTTGAGGGAATACagatgtaagaaagaaagaactgataCAGAACAATGTCGAAGATAAGGCATAAATGGGAAAGCAAGATTACCAGCCTGGCTGCTTGGgtaaaaaaaggagggaaagagagatgtTTATTGACTTGTGTATGACTAAAAACATCcctcccaaaagaagaaaatcagctAATCATTGTGATGCTTGCTTGGAGTGATGGGAACTGGGCAGATGGAGATGAGGACTGAGGGGACAGAATCAAGATGTGGTTGAAAGGGAGGAGCAAGCTGGCAGGGGGGACCACCTGAGGTTGCAGGACTACTCCTGACATGGAGATGCTCAGGAAGGGCAGTAGAACTTTCTGCTCTGAGCCATTCCTACAAGCCTAGGCAGCAAGGGAGGACTGACTAGAAGATGGGGTGCTGCCCTCCCCAGGCTGTGAGCCTATTCCTGTTGGGACATCCCTGGAGAATGAGGAGAGGTCCAACCACTAGCAGCAGAGAAACCCAGTTTCACCTCCCGCCTGCTCTGAGCAAGTGGCAATCAATCCCCTGGGGAACTCTAACACTCCAGGGGTTCTGATTCCATGAATCTGAATCCTGAACTCCGACAGCACACCAATTAGTTCCCAGGAGCTCTGAGTACAAAGCCAGCTGGTCTTTTGAGATATTAGACTTGGGATCTGATCCTTGCTTTAGGCTCTTTCAATTCTCAgctccctcatctgtaaaatgggttgaTGCCACCAACCTCCTGAGCTCTTGGGGACTGACAGAACTTTGATCAGTGCTCTTTAAATCTTAGCATGCTCCAAAAACACAGGAATACTCCTGGCGCCTTTTCCAGGCAGTTTCCTATGCCACAGCCTTCTTAGGATCTCTCCAAATCTGAAGATTTGGGAGCAGCTTTCTGGGGCTCCTCCCAGGCGCCAGTTGTCTGCCTCTTTGCTGAGGTGCCAGAATCCATTCTGAGTGCGCCTGGGGCATCTGAACCCGACGGAGCTGCCTTCCCACAGACAGGAGCTCTCATTACATCCAGCAGAGCTTTTTGGAAAGTGTCCAACTGAAGGCAGACTGATGGGCAGTGCCCTCCCCACCTTGGTCCAGTGAGAGATAACACTGATGGGTGGAAAGCTgcaacccccccccacacacaaccaGCTGCATGCTCCCCACAGGGGGTGGCGTCCTACACTGTCAGGTAAGGGTCTCTTCTTGGGGTGGGAAACCACTGGGAGTCTTGATGCTGTGTGGCTGCATCAGGTGgggaagtttatttttaattagtgttTTTGAATCTTTCAGAGAAGGCTGCAACAGCCGCTGCAAGCTGAGTCAGCAGCCATTGCCAAGTCTTTGATCTGAGGAGCTTCATGGTGTGTGAAGCAACTGGGTACACCTCAGCTCACTCCAGCTTCACCCTCTGCCAAGAGGCAGGCAGGAGCTCTGTTCCACAAAGGGGGTCAGAGGCTGGGAGATGTGGAGTGCCTCCCTGGTCTGGCCATAGACAAGTGCCAGTGGGATCTGTGCACGGTACTTACTGTTCCCTCTGTTTGCTCTGGGTCAGCGTCTTTCTACCCCTAAGTGCATGGGCTTTGGGGTTTGAGCCTAACAGCAGCCACCAGGTCTGTGCTCTTGGGCATGCCGCTTCATGACCACCCCACACTTCTGCATCCTCTCCTGAGAAGCAGGGATAACAATGACCACTTGCACAATTTACAGGGCTCAGTGCAAAATGCAAACATTGGGCtccttatttacaaaaaaaaaagttctgagaaTTTCAGGATGGTGATTGTAGTGCCTTAACAGAAGCAAGGGCCCCTGTGCTGTGCCTAGGTCCCACCCCAAGAAGCCCCAGGTTAACAATACTGACTGCTGAGGTGATTTTGATGCAAGGCAATAAACGCAGAGCTGTTAGCATCTGGTATACAGTAAGCCAAGACCAAGTTATACTTTGAAAAACATTACAATGATGCTATCTATCAGTGCCCATTGCCCTTGTCACAGCACTGAGCAGTCATCTGCTGGGTCCTTGACCCACTGGGTGGCCTGAGCTGATCTCTACGTCCTTACTTCCTTCTGTGGAAGCCAATTGACACAGTCAGTTGACCCCACCCACTCCACATTTCTGGATCACAAAAGATGAGAGACCTCTGTGAAGAGTGGGTCTGTCTTGGATGGGAACGAAAAAGTCCCACTTCCTTGGGTCCCTGCTCATATTTTTAATGACCACCCATGGTTCAAGGCACAGGGTGACCAAGATTTGATAGTGTGCTATCCACACAGAGACCAAGGCCAGTCTGCTGGCTGTGTTTCTAGTCCCAGCACTGCTGTTGACAAGTTGAGGACCCAGGCTTAGTcttctcctcttggcctcagtttcctagtCTGTGCAATGGTTCAGGAACTGATGGAATTGGATGTGAGAACTCTCTACAAACTGTAAAAAGTGGTACATACCTGGAGACTACTATTAGCAATGAGGCGTGGGGAGAGGGCATGGAGAGGCCCAAGTTAGGGATTTACCATTATAGGACCTGGAGTCCCATGCACTTGGTAGGACCAAGCCCTGAAGCACCTCTGGTTGCCCCCAGCACACCCAACCAATGAAAACTTGCTGAATtaaacttcattcttcttgtcACCAGGCAGCTTCCCAGAAAGCACCACCCCGTGGGTGTCCTGATGTTTGAAGAGGCCCAGAGTGTTTCTTCATTCTCCTCCAGCTGGGTGGGGGAATTGAACTGAAATGTCACCCACTCAAGCCTGGGGAAGGTCCATCATCCACTGCCTACTTAGTGGGCACTGAGCTGGCCAAATCCTAAGCTGGCTGGGTGCCAGGGAcagaggccagtcctgggcaattTCCTGGACAGACAGAGCAGCAGAGGCTTCCTGTCTTTCTGGACAAATGAAAGACTTCCAGGGCTCAGGGAGGAAGAGATGCTGAGGAAACAGGCTTTCCACTAAGCCGGGTCCTCCTGGGTCCAGGAGAGCAAGCAGCAGAGAAGGGAGCAAGAGGACGCTGCCAGACCTGGGACCCAAGGTGtagggaaaacaaaatgagatCCCATAATCCCACGGGGCTCAGGCATGCCCCACCAGGCAGGCTACCTGGTAGCAGCAAGAACAAGCTGTGCTTGGGGGGGTGCCAGCCTTCCTGAAGCAGTGACCCACGCTGCCATTCAACCTTGCTCCCTGGCTTCCACTCAGCTGCTCCATCAGCTAGTCAACACCTTGTCACATTATGACCTAATTTGTTCACCTGGAAAACCTTCAAACCCACTTCCGGGATGGACTCCCAGGGCAGGGCAGGCTGTGGGGTTTGCTGACTAATTCGctttcctccccaccctccaGGCTCCCACTTCTCTCTCCAGTCTTGGATTCTTCACTAGAACACATCATCAAATCTGCATAAAACACCCTCTTCTAACCCTTGCCCACTTTCTAACTCTCCGGTCCCACTGACCCTGTACCTTCACACATGCTGTTCCTTTGGCCCCAGAggtctttccctccctttctgccTAAGTTCTCAGGgatttttctccttcctgaaaCTCTCCTTGATCTTCCCAGGTTGGCTTGTGTGTGCCTGGCAAGCAGAGCACAAGGGGAAAACAATTATGTCATCACAAGATTAGCTAACGCTTACTCAGAGCAACCACACCACCAGTTGTTCTCAGAACTGTGCATGTATGAACACATTAATGATCACAAGCTTGTGAGGCAAGGATTATTGTCCCTATATTACAGATAGAGGACTGAGACACAGACAGCTTCCGTAGCTAGTACATGGTGAAGCTGGGACTTGAGCCCGTGCTGTTCACTCTAGACTAGCTCCTAACCTCTGGGCAGGCTTCCTGCCCCTCTTTGGCCATCACTCTTACATCAGGAACTTTTTTGATGGTTTCCTCTACTGGACTCTGGTGTTCATTGGGGCAAGACCAGGGTCTTTTATCCAGGATCTTCCAGCACTTAAAGTACTGCTCCCTTTAACCATCACGGAATGAATGTGCGAATAGAACAGATTCTCCCCTCTTGCTGAAGCCTGTGCTGTTCACATTGAGCCAGCCTGGACGAGCTCATAAAGCAGAGGAAGAGTCTGGGCTTCCTGATGGTACCTCCCCCACCTGTCCTCATGAGATGCCACCCATTCCTCCCTGCCCTGACTGAGGAGTGCCCTGACACAGGTGTGCAGGCTCTTATACCTGAGACAAATCAGGAACAGCCTCAGCTTATGGCAAATTCTGGGACTTTAAACTGGAGTCAGAGAAGAAGTTCTTAGTGCCTGGCCCAGCCCAGCAGTGTGTGAGGTCATTTCCATCTCTcgccttccttctctcctccagaAAGAGCATTCCCCCCTGCTGTGGGGAATTTGTCTCTGTGCCACTGACATGCCCCTCTCCTCAGTGGTGGTCACATGAC
The sequence above is drawn from the Castor canadensis chromosome 14, mCasCan1.hap1v2, whole genome shotgun sequence genome and encodes:
- the Fam167a gene encoding protein FAM167A isoform X2; translation: MSVTQIQIEEVAEEEGPAGATAPPDDHLRSLKALTEKLKLDTRRPSYLEWQARLEEHTWPSPRPAVEQEASLEQGEHGGGDPLLSLREPREHPPPAGSASQGDRPLSTGKLEGFQSIDEALTWLRKELLCSEVGLANLGDKEQEQVSPHSACGAKAPHNTSWLPNENPWMPAMDIFHAGV
- the Fam167a gene encoding protein FAM167A isoform X1 gives rise to the protein MSVTQIQIEEVAEEEGPAGATAPPDDHLRSLKALTEKLKLDTRRPSYLEWQARLEEHTWPSPRPAVEQEASLEQGEHGGGDPLLSLREPREHPPPAGSASQGDRPLSTGKLEGFQSIDEALTWLRKELAEMRLQDQQLARQLMRLRGDINKLKIEQTCRLHRRMLNDATYELEERDELSDLFCDSPLASSFSLSTPLKLIGVTKMNINSRRFSLC